From the genome of Hyphobacterium sp. CCMP332:
GCTCTGCAGACCCGAAATCCATCTCGCCTGCGTCTCGCCGGTCCGGTCATGATAGGCCTTGATGGAGATGGTGATTTTGCCCGCCATCGCTGCGCCCTCGCCCAGACAGTCCCAGAGCGGCTTGCCGGTTTCCCGGGCGATGAGCTTGGCCACCTCATCCTTGCGCGCAACCAGCAATTCGCCAAAACGTTCCACCACCGCAACTCGGTCGGCCAGGGGCGTGCGGGCCCAGCCGGAAAATGCGGTCCGCGCGGCATTGAAGGCAGCATCGACATCGCCCTCAGATGCCGCCATTCCGGTCCAGACCGTTCGCCGCTGGCCGGGTCAACGGATCGAAGCGCTCGCCTCCTCCGTTCGTCCATCTTCCATCGATAAAACACTGGCCGGTGGTCATGATTGCGGTCTCCATACGCGGACGGTTTCGCCTTCGCCCAGTTCGAGCGCGGCCTGGGCCTCAGCCGGGATCAAAACCTTGTCATCCTTGACGGTGACCGGGGTCCGGATGCTGCGGAAATTCTGAAAATTATCGGTCGAGACGATCCTTCGACCTCACCCTTTCCCGTTGCGATCTCGAAGCGGTCACTTTCCCCTGGCGGTGCGCGCCTGACGCGTCGGAACCGACATCAACGGACCGCCATCAAAAATGTCGATATAGCCGTTATAGGTAAAGCCTTCCCATTCCAGCAAGCGTCGGGCACCGACACCATGTTCATGGGTCTGGCCGATCACCTCGCGCGCAGCTTCGGGAAGAATGTCCAGATAGATCATATGCTTGGGCATCAAATCCAGAATGAACTGATTATCCGAGGCGGCGCTCAAGCGATCCGCCTCGTCGAACGTCATCCGGAAAAACGGCTTCGACACATGATCAAAGAAGGGCGATGAGCCATCGTCGCGCACAACACCGCGCAGCTCTGCCAGCACATGCGGGCCGAAGCGATCATAATCCGCCGCGATCAACAGATAGCGCGTTTGCGCTACCAGACGGCCCGCGCCATTGCCGCGCGCCGCATCGCTCACGAACAATGTGCCAACCTCTGAACATCCGGCAAAATCATTGACCAGTATCATCGCTTTCATATCAAAGCGCCGGTCCGCTTCGGCCGATGACTGGGCCAGTGTAATGATCTTGAAATCATAATAGGGCTTGAGATGCCAACAGCGTCCTTGACCGCTGAACAGCCGAGAATTCTGCCGCTTTCGGTATCTTCCAGCATCATCTGATAGGTCGATTCAGACGGCTTTCCCGCGCTGGAAGCAAAGGCAGCTTGAGATGCCTCCAGCCTTGCCGCGAGCACATCCGGCGTGACCGAAAGGCTGGTAAAACCGGTTCCCGCCGCATCGGAGAGCGCCACGAAGGCATCAATGTCATCGCGGCGTGCCGCCCGAACTCTCAGCATCTAGGCTTCCTCCTCGCCAGTTTGCGTGCGGTTTTGGCATCAAATTCGCCCGAGGCAAACTTCATCAACATGATCGCGGACAGCTTGGCCCGTTCGGTCAGGCTGTCGAGCAGAACAATTTCGTCGTGCGAGTGAATATCCCCGCCGCAAACCCCCAGAGTGTCAACATTCGGGCATCCTGCCGCCCAGAGATTATTGCCCTCACAAACCCGCCGGTGGCATTCCATCTGATCTCGAGGCCCAGAGCCGAACCGGCCGCCTTCGTCCACTCGAACATCTGCGCATTGGCGGGCGTCATGGGTTTGGCCGGACGTGTGAAACCACCAAACAGGTCTGCAGAAATTCTCCCTACGGGCCGTTTCTGCGGTCAGACGCTCAAGATTGGCCAGCACCCAAGCCTGATCCTCCCCATCATTGACGCGGACATTGAACCGAACAACGGCGTTGGCCGGCACCACATTCGGCGGACCACCGCCGTCAATACGTGCCACGTTGAATGTCACGCCATCCTGTTGCCCGTTGAGCGCATCGAGCCCGAGCGCAAACTGGCTCGCCGCGACAATCGCATTGCGTCCCAGATGATGTTCACGGCCTGCATGCGCCGCCTTGCCGGAGACCTTCAGCGACCAGTTTCCCGACCCCCTTGCGCGCACCGGCCAGGGATCCGTCTGCGAGCGCAGGTTCATAGGTCATCCCGATATCAGCCTTTGCGCCGAGGGCATGAAGAATGGGGCCCGACCCCAGCGAACCGGTTTCCTCGTCCGGGCTGATCAGAATGTCATAGCCGATCCGGTCCTTGAGCGGGCTCCGCTCGAGCGCCAGCAGCGCATGCAGCATGACCAGCAGCCCGCCTTTCATGTCGGCCGCGCCCGGACCATTCATGATGTTATCATCGCGCATTTTCCAGCTCTGGAAGCTGTCATCGGCAGGAAAGACCGTGTCGTGATGCCCTGTCAGAACAATCCTGATCGGCGCATCGGGTCGCTGGATCAGATGAAAGGATGGCGTGAAGCCCTGCTGTTGACTTCGCCATTTTTCGACCATCGTCGTCGGCTTCAACTCCTGGGCCCGGATCTCTCCGCCCAGCTCGGTAAATGCCTCATTCAGCTTGCCACGCATGACTTCCAGGCCATCAGCATTATGGCTGCCGGAATTGGTATTCACCCAGTCGCGCAGGGTCGCGACCATATGATCCTGGCGCGTCTCGATCCAGTCGAGCGCGCTGCGCTCGTCCGGCTTCAGCTCGACTTTGTGGGTCATGCTGTTGTCCTTCTGGATTTGCCTTGCCTAGGGCTTAGACGTTTGCCAGCGCCTGTTCCAGATCGTCTATCAGGTCTTGCGGGTCTTCCAGCCCAACAGATAGCCGGACCATCGCCTCGCTATAGCCGAGCGCTTCGCGTCTGGCCGGATCAACGTTGGAATGGCTGGTCGAGACAGGATGCAGGATCAGGCTCTCGGTCCCCCCAAACTGACGGCCAGCTTGATCAATTTCAGCCCATCCAGAAAGCGGAAAGCCTCGGCACGGCCTTCGCCGACATCAAAGAGAATGTCGACCCGTTCAGGCTGGACTGTTTCCGGTGCAGCCGGCCACGACGCTCACTCACATTCAATAGCCCCGGATAGTTGAGACGGCTGACTTTTGCATGACGCTCGAGAAAGGCGGCAACCCGCTCTGCGCCATCACACGCAGCCCGCATCCGTAGCGTCACTGTCTCCAGAGATCGCGTCAGAAGCCAGGCGGTATGCGGGTCTACGACCCCGCCCAACAGGCTCCGAATACTGTAGATCTTGTCCGTGAGAGCCTTGGCACCGACCACCGCGCCCGCGAGCAAATCACTATGGCCACCGACATACTTCGTAAGCGAATAAACAACCAGATCCACACCGTGCGCCAGGGGTTGCTGGCCGACAGGGCCCAAGAGCGTGTTGTCACAGACCAGGATGGGAGCAAAGCCCTGAATATTGCCAATATGATCGGCAATTTTTCGGCAGA
Proteins encoded in this window:
- a CDS encoding M20/M25/M40 family metallo-hydrolase, which encodes MTHKVELKPDERSALDWIETRQDHMVATLRDWVNTNSGSHNADGLEVMRGKLNEAFTELGGEIRAQELKPTTMVEKWRSQQQGFTPSFHLIQRPDAPIRIVLTGHHDTVFPADDSFQSWKMRDDNIMNGPGAADMKGGLLVMLHALLALERSPLKDRIGYDILISPDEETGSLGSGPILHALGAKADIGMTYEPALADGSLAGARKGVGKLVAEGLRQGGACRP
- a CDS encoding peptidase dimerization domain-containing protein, whose product is MNLRSQTDPWPVRARGSGNWSLKVSGKAAHAGREHHLGRNAIVAASQFALGLDALNGQQDGVTFNVARIDGGGPPNVVPANAVVRFNVRVNDGEDQAWVLANLERLTAETARRENFCRPVWWFHTSGQTHDARQCADVRVDEGGRFGSGPRDQMECHRRVCEGNNLWAAGCPNVDTLGVCGGDIHSHDEIVLLDSLTERAKLSAIMLMKFASGEFDAKTARKLARRKPRC
- a CDS encoding aldehyde dehydrogenase family protein, with protein sequence MAASEGDVDAAFNAARTAFSGWARTPLADRVAVVERFGELLVARKDEVAKLIARETGKPLWDCLGEGAAMAGKITISIKAYHDRTGETQARWISGLQSSATNRLG
- a CDS encoding aminotransferase class I/II-fold pyridoxal phosphate-dependent enzyme is translated as MYSRFSTPNIDLLETRLAILDGGEAALTFGSGMAAIATTLMAFAGAGDVVLHTVPLYGGTDAFLNRILARQNIQIEAVAAEADEPAFLAAAASAMAKGPVRILYTETPTNPHNEIVDLALCRKIADHIGNIQGFAPILVCDNTLLGPVGQQPLAHGVDLVVYSLTKYVGGHSDLLAGAVVGAKALTDKIYSIRSLLGGVVDPHTAWLLTRSLETVTLRMRAACDGAERVAAFLERHAKVSRLNYPGLLNVSERRGRLHRKQSSLNGSTFSLMSAKAVPRLSAFWMG
- a CDS encoding PLP-dependent transferase, translating into MDQAGRQFGGTESLILHPVSTSHSNVDPARREALGYSEAMVRLSVGLEDPQDLIDDLEQALANV